A stretch of Henckelia pumila isolate YLH828 chromosome 4, ASM3356847v2, whole genome shotgun sequence DNA encodes these proteins:
- the LOC140865969 gene encoding uncharacterized protein produces MGDDGVKNEAMEILGLFQVLPRLVVFDLDYTLWPFYCECRSKREMPSLYPHAKGILYALEEKGVDIAIASRSPTPDIANTFLEKLGVKSKFVSQEIFSSWTHKTDHFQKIHRKTGVPYKEMLFFDDEDRNIDTISKMGVTSILVGNGVNLGAFRQGLSDFSQSKVSLEKNKQRWRNFSQKSTSSETKGHS; encoded by the exons ATGGGAGACGATGGGGTGAAGAATGAAGCAATGGAGATTCTTGGATTGTTTCAGGTTCTCCCGCGTCTCGTTGTTTTCGATCTAGATTATACCCTCTGGCCTTTCTACTG TGAATGTCGTTCTAAACGTGAGATGCCATCATTGTATCCTCATGCCAAAGGCATATTGTATGCTCTTGAGGAGAAAGGCGTTGATATTGCTATTGCCTCAAGGTCACCTACTCCTGATATAGCGAACACTTTTCTTGAGAAATTAGGGGTAAAATCAAAGTTTGTTTCTCAG GAGATATTTTCCAGCTGGACCCACAAAACCGACCACTTTCAGAAAATACATCGAAAGACGGGTGTTCCATATAAGGAAATGCTCTTTTTTGATGATGAGGATCGCAACATAGATACG ATTTCTAAAATGGGTGTTACAAGCATCTTGGTGGGCAATGGTGTGAATCTAGGAGCTTTTAGACAGGGGCTCTCCGACTTTTCTCAAAGCAAGGTGTCATTGGAGAAGAACAAGCAAAGGTGGCGTAATTTTTCGCAGAaatcaacttcatcagaaacgAAAGGTCACTCGTAA